Part of the Chrysiogenia bacterium genome, CCGTCCCATCGCCCTTATGGGCTTTCGCACCTTCGTCGCCGGCCAGGGCATCGACGAAGGCGAAGCCCTGGCGCACCTCAAGAGCCAGCCTCTCAAGGACTGCGAAGTGCAGAAACAGCCGGGAATGCCCTCCCTCGCGCTGGTTGGGAAGAAGAAAGCGAAGAAGAAGAGCCCCTGAAACAAAGGGCGGCCCGATGGGCCGCCCTTTTCCATTGTGCTGTTTCGCAAAACCTAAAGAATCATCTCCGCCAGCGCCTTGCGATGGAAGGGGCCGTCACCGTAGGCGAGCTGGGCCCAGCGCAGGCGTTTCCAGAACAGGTGGACGTCGCACTCCCAGGTAAAGCCGATACCACCGTGGGTGCGCACCGCCGTGTCGGCGGTAAGCGGGCCGACCTCCGAGAGATAGGCCTTGGCCATGCGCGCGGTGAGCAGCGCACGCGGCGCGTCGTGGTCCTGCGCCCAAAGGGCGCCGTAGACGATGCTGCGCGCGTTCTCGATGTCGGCAAAGCGATCGACGAGGCGGTGCTTCACACCCTGGAAGCTGCCGATCGGGCGACCGAACTGCTCGCGCACCTTGGCGTATTCCACCGAGGTGTGAAGCAGCTTGCGGGCGGCGCCCAGCATCTCGGCGGCAAGCGCCACCCAGATGCGCGGCAGCGCTTTTTCGAGCGCCTTGGCCGCGCCGCCCTCGGCGCCGAGCACCGCGTCCTCGCTCACCTTCACGCCCGTGAGCTTTACGGTCGCGGTGTGGCGCGTCTCGTCGACAAGCTTGTTGGAGGTGATCTTTACGCCCTTGGCCTTCGCATCGACCGCAAAGAGGGTCGGGCCCTTGCTTGTGTTGGTAGTGACCAGCAGCAGGTCGGCGCTGCCGGCGTCCATGACGTTCACCTTCGTGCCGGTCAGCACATAGCTCTTGCCCGACTTCTTGGCCTTGACGCCGCCGGCGCACAGATCCCAGCCCTGATCTTTTTCAAAGGCTGCGAGCGTCGGGCGAATCGCGCCCTCTGCGATCTGCGGGAAGAGCTTCTTTTTCTGCGGCGCCTTGGCGGCGGCATCGATCGCGAGCACGCCGATCTGGCTGGAGAGATACGGCGCCACCATCAGGTGGTAGCCCTGCTCTTCGAGAAGGATGCCAAGCTCATAGATGCCAAGGCCCACCCCGCCCATGTTTTCGGGGATCAGGAGGCCGTGCCACCCAAGGGCCGACATCTCGTTCCAGTCTTTTTCATCGAAACCCGTGCCCGCGCTGCAGAGCTCGCGCACGCGCTCGGTGCCGAAGTTCGCGCCGAGAAATTTCTTGGCCGAGGTGCGCAGCACCTCCTGGGTTTCACCGTATTCGAATCGTTCCATTCCCTTGCTTGCCTGTTTTGCCATGGTGCTTACCCCTTCGCCATTCCGAGGATGCGCTCGCCAATGATGTTCTTCTGAATCTCACTGGTGCCGCCGCCGATGATGGGGCCGTAGCCGTTCATAAAGAAGAGCTCCCAGTCCCCGTACTCAAAGGCGCCGGGCGATTCGGCCCAGTGCCAGGCGTCGGGACCGAGCACGCGGATGGAGACCTCGCCAAGGCGCATCATCATCTCGCTCTGCTGCAGTTTTGAGAGCGACATGATTCCCATCGGGTAGTCCTGAAGCTTCTGGATCTTCGCGCGGGTCGAATGCTGGCGAAGGGCCTCGGTCTCAATGGCGAGTTTTACGAGGTCATCGCGCACGAGCGGATCGTCGAGCATCGACTTGCCGCCGCGTTTGCGGCTCTTGGCGAGCGCCGCCGTCTGGCGAATGCGGCCCTCAAAGGCACTGTGGATTCCCACGTCGCCGCTGCCGCCGCTGCCGCGCTCGTGCAGGAGAGTGGTCATGGCGATCATCCAGCCCTGGCCGGGCTTGCCGACGATCTGCTCGGCCGGGATCTCGACGTTCTCGAAGAAGGTCTGGTTGAAGGAATCCTCGCGGGTCATCTTGGTCAGCGGTTTGACCTCGATGCCCTCAGACTGCATGGGCACCAGGAAATACGAGAGGCCCGCGTGTTTCTTGGCTTCCTTGTCGGTGCGCGCGAGCAGGATCATCCACTTGGCGAACTGACCCTGGGTGGTCCAGATCTTGTGGCCGTTGATGATCCAGGAATCACCGCGCTTTTCGGCGAAGGTCTGCGCCGACCCCAGGTCGGAACCGGCGTTGGGCTCGGAAAAGCCCTGGCACCAGATCTCGTCGCAGGAGAGGATGCCGGGAATGTATTTCTTCTTCTGTTCTTCACTGCCGTGGGAGAGAATCGTCGGCATCGCCATGCGGATACCGATGACGTTGAGGATGGTCGGCGCCTTTGCGCGCGCGAGTTCCTGATTGACGACTTTCTGCATCCACGACTCGCCGCCGTGGCCGCCGTATTTCTCGGACACGCCGAGCCCCAGGTAGCCGCCCTTGTAGAGCGTGTTCTGCCACTTCTGCAGGTAGGCCACCTGATCGGCCTGATCGACTTCCAGAAAGGACATGGGCAGGTGGAACTTGGGCTTGGGAGGAAGATTCTTCTCCAGCCACTTCTTCAATTCTTTGCGGTATTTCGCCTGTTCGGGCGTGTCTTCGGCATAGGGATCGTGTTTCGCCATGGCTACGGTCGCCTCCTTAGCGTGTGTCGCGTGCCGCGCTGATATTGTGAAAGTGAGTATTCACTCACCTCTTCCGGGGGCCAAGCTTCGCACATGGCGCAGCGTGCAATCAAGGCGCGCGTGCAGAGTTTTGCGGGATGAATTGAACGGCTCTTACTTTGCGGGAACCGCCTTTGCCGGGGCTTGCGCTGGAGCAGGCGGAGCAGTTTCGGTGGCTTCTGCTTCTTTGGGCAGCGGCGGGACGTCCCTGCCCTCGCCAAAGCCCAGCACCCAGAACTCGTCCTCGGTGACGCCCGCTTCCTCTTGCGCGACCGCCAGCTCTTTAAGCGGGTCGAGCTCGGCATCGTCTGCCAGCCGGAAGGTTCCGAAGTGGATCCCCATGCTCCGCAGCGTGCCGAGTGTCTGATGTGCCCTGACCGCCTCGACCGGATCGATGTGCACCGGCGCCATGAACCAGCGCGGCAGGTAGGCGCCGATGGGAAGGAGCGCAAGACGAAGCCTTGGGAAGCGCTCGGCGATCATCGCAAAGTGCGGGCCCCAGCCTGTATCGCCGGCAAAGTAGATCGCGCCGTGGGGGCTCTCAATCACGTAGCCGCCCCACAGCGTCGTGTTGCGGTCGCACAGCCCGCGCGCCGAAAAATGCTGGGCCGGCACGAAGTGCACGCGTACCGTGTGCGAGATCTCCACCGAGTCCCACCAGTCAAAATCGCGGCCGCCGGGAATCTCTTCTTCTTCGAGCAGCGCGCTCACGCCGAGCCCCACGAAGATGGGTGCGGGACGTTCCTCCGAAATGCGCCGCAGGGTCTCGATATCCAGATGGTCGTAGTGATTGTGGCTGACCAGCACAGCGTCGAGCGGCGGCAGATCTTCGAAGCGAATGCCCGGCGCGCGCACGCGTTTGGGCCCCGCCCAGCT contains:
- a CDS encoding acyl-CoA dehydrogenase family protein; translated protein: MAKQASKGMERFEYGETQEVLRTSAKKFLGANFGTERVRELCSAGTGFDEKDWNEMSALGWHGLLIPENMGGVGLGIYELGILLEEQGYHLMVAPYLSSQIGVLAIDAAAKAPQKKKLFPQIAEGAIRPTLAAFEKDQGWDLCAGGVKAKKSGKSYVLTGTKVNVMDAGSADLLLVTTNTSKGPTLFAVDAKAKGVKITSNKLVDETRHTATVKLTGVKVSEDAVLGAEGGAAKALEKALPRIWVALAAEMLGAARKLLHTSVEYAKVREQFGRPIGSFQGVKHRLVDRFADIENARSIVYGALWAQDHDAPRALLTARMAKAYLSEVGPLTADTAVRTHGGIGFTWECDVHLFWKRLRWAQLAYGDGPFHRKALAEMIL
- a CDS encoding acyl-CoA dehydrogenase family protein is translated as MAKHDPYAEDTPEQAKYRKELKKWLEKNLPPKPKFHLPMSFLEVDQADQVAYLQKWQNTLYKGGYLGLGVSEKYGGHGGESWMQKVVNQELARAKAPTILNVIGIRMAMPTILSHGSEEQKKKYIPGILSCDEIWCQGFSEPNAGSDLGSAQTFAEKRGDSWIINGHKIWTTQGQFAKWMILLARTDKEAKKHAGLSYFLVPMQSEGIEVKPLTKMTREDSFNQTFFENVEIPAEQIVGKPGQGWMIAMTTLLHERGSGGSGDVGIHSAFEGRIRQTAALAKSRKRGGKSMLDDPLVRDDLVKLAIETEALRQHSTRAKIQKLQDYPMGIMSLSKLQQSEMMMRLGEVSIRVLGPDAWHWAESPGAFEYGDWELFFMNGYGPIIGGGTSEIQKNIIGERILGMAKG
- a CDS encoding MBL fold metallo-hydrolase, which codes for MNEKKRNRLWRWLRRIGALAIGCFLGVYVLGCCVFSGPEYEGPASEHFDGEHFQNLAPTPPKRFAAFWQWTFTRTPGEWREWVESEPGPKPPERVGEGELRVTFVNHATALIQVDGLNFLTDPQWSERASPVSWAGPKRVRAPGIRFEDLPPLDAVLVSHNHYDHLDIETLRRISEERPAPIFVGLGVSALLEEEEIPGGRDFDWWDSVEISHTVRVHFVPAQHFSARGLCDRNTTLWGGYVIESPHGAIYFAGDTGWGPHFAMIAERFPRLRLALLPIGAYLPRWFMAPVHIDPVEAVRAHQTLGTLRSMGIHFGTFRLADDAELDPLKELAVAQEEAGVTEDEFWVLGFGEGRDVPPLPKEAEATETAPPAPAQAPAKAVPAK